In Acuticoccus sp. I52.16.1, a single genomic region encodes these proteins:
- a CDS encoding ABC transporter permease, translated as MFRFVLRRILLMVPVLFGLLLLTFVMLQMVPGDPAATLAGENATPEQIAEIRQKFGFDDPIVVQFGRYLSQIAQGDFGVSAYSRRPVGDDIVLRLPATMELTLVALTFAAFGGILVGTLAAVWHNSPFDHAVRIVSVAGLAVASFWFAIMLQMLFAMELDWLPLRGRLPTGMPAPPDVTGLYLVDSLISGEFGTFWQALQHLVLPAFTLSLGGLATIARFTRSSIIETMQRDFVTYEEAVGYPKRRIILPYVLRNSLVSPVTQIGLLFGQLVAGAVVVEAIFDWPGLGSYLVEAIFTSDYKAILAVTLVVGLIYAAVNIVVDLIHGIIDPRVADQM; from the coding sequence ATGTTTCGTTTCGTCCTTCGCCGCATCCTGTTGATGGTGCCGGTCCTCTTCGGGCTGCTGCTCCTCACCTTCGTGATGTTGCAGATGGTCCCCGGCGACCCCGCCGCGACGCTCGCCGGCGAGAACGCCACGCCCGAGCAGATCGCCGAGATCCGCCAGAAGTTCGGCTTCGACGATCCCATCGTCGTCCAGTTCGGCCGCTACCTGTCGCAGATCGCGCAAGGCGATTTCGGCGTCTCGGCCTACTCGCGCCGCCCGGTCGGCGACGACATCGTGCTGCGCCTGCCGGCGACGATGGAGCTGACCCTGGTGGCGCTCACCTTCGCGGCGTTCGGCGGCATCCTCGTCGGCACCCTCGCGGCGGTGTGGCACAACTCGCCGTTCGACCACGCGGTGCGCATCGTCTCGGTCGCCGGGCTCGCGGTCGCCTCGTTCTGGTTCGCGATCATGCTCCAGATGCTGTTCGCGATGGAGCTCGACTGGCTGCCGCTACGCGGCCGGCTCCCCACCGGAATGCCCGCCCCGCCGGACGTGACCGGCCTCTACCTCGTCGATTCCCTGATTTCCGGCGAGTTCGGCACCTTCTGGCAGGCGCTGCAGCACCTCGTCCTGCCAGCCTTCACGCTCTCGCTGGGCGGGCTCGCCACCATCGCCCGGTTCACCCGCTCGTCGATCATCGAGACCATGCAGCGCGACTTCGTCACCTACGAGGAGGCGGTCGGCTACCCCAAGCGGCGCATCATCCTGCCCTACGTCCTGCGCAATTCGCTGGTCTCGCCGGTGACGCAGATCGGTCTCCTCTTCGGCCAGCTCGTCGCCGGCGCCGTCGTGGTCGAGGCGATCTTCGACTGGCCGGGCCTCGGCTCCTATCTCGTCGAGGCGATCTTCACCTCCGACTACAAGGCGATCCTCGCGGTGACGCTCGTCGTCGGTCTCATCTACGCGGCGGTGAACATCGTCGTCGACCTCATCCACGGGATCATCGACCCCCGCGTCGCGGACCAAATGTAA
- a CDS encoding ABC transporter permease, with the protein MLVLKKLLRDVPAVIGLVIILAIVTCAIFAWQIAPDPDGVFRANILARLQPPSWEHPFGTDNLGRDVLSRVIVGSRTALTIAIGVVVVSMLIGIPLGLYAGYVSGWVSEVIMRVTDIFLAVPQLILALAVAQILSRGIESAMLALALTYWPFFTRTVYSETRRLRSALFIEAMEGLGASRLRIIVAHILPNVAAPIIVRATIGMGFTILTAATLGFLGIGATPPSPDWGLAIAESRQYLPESWWFATFPGLAILVTVLGFNLFGDGLRDLVDPRLRRSR; encoded by the coding sequence ATGCTGGTTCTCAAGAAGCTCCTGCGCGACGTGCCGGCGGTGATCGGCCTCGTCATCATCCTCGCCATCGTCACCTGCGCGATCTTCGCCTGGCAGATCGCGCCGGACCCGGACGGCGTCTTCCGCGCCAACATCCTCGCCCGCCTCCAGCCGCCGAGCTGGGAGCACCCGTTCGGCACCGACAATCTGGGCCGCGATGTCCTCTCGCGCGTCATCGTCGGCAGCCGCACCGCGCTCACCATCGCCATCGGCGTCGTGGTCGTCTCGATGCTGATCGGCATCCCGCTGGGGCTTTACGCCGGCTACGTCTCGGGCTGGGTGTCGGAGGTCATCATGCGCGTGACCGACATCTTCCTCGCCGTGCCGCAGCTCATCCTGGCGCTGGCGGTGGCGCAGATCCTCTCGCGCGGGATCGAGAGCGCGATGCTGGCGCTCGCCCTCACCTACTGGCCGTTCTTCACCCGCACCGTCTATTCCGAGACGCGGCGCCTGCGCTCGGCCCTCTTCATCGAGGCGATGGAGGGGTTGGGGGCGAGCCGGCTGCGCATCATCGTGGCGCACATCCTGCCCAACGTCGCCGCGCCCATCATCGTGCGCGCCACCATCGGCATGGGCTTCACCATCCTGACGGCGGCGACGCTCGGCTTCCTCGGCATCGGCGCGACGCCGCCCTCGCCGGACTGGGGCCTCGCCATCGCCGAGAGCCGGCAATACCTCCCCGAAAGCTGGTGGTTTGCGACCTTCCCGGGCCTCGCGATCCTCGTCACCGTGCTCGGCTTCAACCTCTTCGGCGACGGCCTCAGGGACCTCGTCGACCCGCGGCTGAGGCGCTCGCGATGA